One window of the Trifolium pratense cultivar HEN17-A07 linkage group LG2, ARS_RC_1.1, whole genome shotgun sequence genome contains the following:
- the LOC123909393 gene encoding uncharacterized protein LOC123909393: MVPRERGLGYDVAFQQYFNTFLSLKKFKPSFAPFVDRPLGPPWFTHRFPSPPEFEMVTNSIWNAYLMPTVLSCRIGLTSGDFGLVGYFPNLVSRQFGLTQILPKSIYLEEREVCLGKHGMTEPQFHSFLNHFNQPSYELTPFDFAPSHACTREFFTWWSRHYEGRLVDKTALLTAISNGFDSSILNKIKSKLNARGSKSKAGSSDSSKPLPPPSKVELQVGFYLLVASHTSVRFLC; this comes from the exons ATGGTGCCTAGGGAAAGAGGCCTTGGTTATGATGTGGCTTTCCAACAGTATTTTAATACTTTTCTCAGCCTGAAGAAGTTCAAGCCTAGCTTTGCTCCCTTTGTGGATAGGCCACTTGGTCCTCCTTGGTTTACTCACAGATTTCCTTCTCCACCAGAATTTGAGATGGTAACCAACAGCATTTGGAATGCTTACTTGATGCCTACAGTCTTGTCTTGTCGAATTGGCTTGACCTCTGGAGATTTTGGGTTAGTTGGCTACTTCCCAAACCTGGTGTCTCGCCAATTTGGCTTAACTCAAATACTCCCTAAGAGCATATACTTGGAAGAGAGGGAGGTTTGTTTAGGCAAGCATGGCATGACAGAACCACAGTTCCATTCATTCTTGAACCACTTCAATCAGCCTTCTTATGAGCTTACCCCATTCGACTTCGCTCCCTCACATGCCTGCACTAGGGAATTTTTTACCTGGTGGTCTCGACACTATGAAGGACGCCTGGTTGACAAGACTGCCTTACTCACTGCTATCTCTAATGGGTTCGACTCatctattttgaacaagattaagtcgaaattgaacgccagag GGAGTAAGTCGAAGGCAGGTTCCAGCGACTCTAGCAAGCCTCTTCCTCCACCATCTAAGGTTGAACTACAGGTAGGCTTTTATCTTCTTGTGGCTTCTCACACTTCTGTAAGATTTCTATGTTAA